The following coding sequences lie in one Moritella viscosa genomic window:
- a CDS encoding putative lipoprotein (No significant database matches) encodes MKHYVTATLALLLIGCTMSNNQDEVVIEVVIEVVMEKLNENAPSLFCDQPEYSTCFGITQKQCLVELNNAAQKCIEKSKMKFSSVSSDNYKRYTKYYSSCLILEQVVKYPDRLDVIGNCLKTVDFNRKEGLRSLLK; translated from the coding sequence ATGAAGCATTACGTTACTGCTACTTTGGCTTTATTACTTATTGGTTGTACTATGAGCAATAACCAAGATGAAGTTGTTATTGAAGTTGTTATTGAAGTTGTAATGGAAAAGTTAAACGAAAATGCTCCATCTTTGTTCTGTGATCAGCCTGAGTATTCAACTTGTTTTGGAATAACTCAAAAGCAGTGTTTAGTTGAATTAAATAATGCTGCTCAGAAGTGTATTGAAAAATCAAAGATGAAATTTAGCTCTGTTTCATCGGACAATTATAAACGTTATACAAAGTATTACTCTTCTTGCCTTATTTTAGAGCAAGTCGTTAAATATCCGGATAGATTAGATGTGATAGGGAATTGTTTAAAAACTGTAGACTTCAATAGAAAAGAGGGTCTTCGTTCTTTACTTAAATAG
- the ccmI gene encoding putative cytochrome c-type biogenesis protein precursor gives MLLFWIVSIVLVIVAALAFVIPVTGESKLTGATRDQLNKDLYKSRISELADDEDQGLLDKSEEFIDEMQRGLLDDVIDEKVEKENTADSPFIWLAGVVFLVVFSVALYMTLGAREKVANWEDVYSRLPELTNRVMNEGDIVTDQEISDFKLALTTKMIEESDNEFGWLLLGRLNVALGDPNAAFIAMDRAYKLAPMNTSIVTGYAQALMLSDDPDKNNLARKILMDLKKEKPGDIEVLSTSAFMALENQDYLGAIEQWQRMLPLLTGQPDRIEMIQGSIEYARKQIEAKGGTAPAVVDTATDSRPVAAANEAAVGNEQVTITITADQTQLKGYLYVYVQAAVGPKAPLAVKRVTNPTFPLTISLSDSDAMMEQMKMSQFPSIKVSAKLSQDENVMTKDDDINSNIVTLNEGDSRSVMLNFSR, from the coding sequence ATGTTGTTATTTTGGATAGTAAGTATTGTATTGGTGATTGTTGCCGCGCTGGCATTTGTTATTCCTGTTACGGGTGAGAGCAAGTTAACAGGCGCGACACGAGACCAATTAAACAAAGACCTTTATAAAAGTCGTATTAGCGAATTAGCTGACGATGAAGATCAAGGCTTGTTAGATAAAAGCGAAGAGTTTATTGATGAAATGCAACGTGGTCTACTGGATGACGTTATTGATGAGAAAGTGGAAAAAGAAAATACCGCTGACTCACCATTCATCTGGCTTGCTGGTGTTGTGTTTTTAGTGGTCTTTTCTGTGGCTTTGTACATGACATTAGGTGCTCGTGAAAAGGTAGCTAACTGGGAAGATGTATATTCACGTTTACCTGAGCTAACAAATCGCGTAATGAATGAAGGTGATATAGTTACTGATCAAGAGATCTCCGACTTTAAACTAGCATTGACGACTAAGATGATAGAAGAGTCGGATAATGAATTTGGTTGGTTATTATTGGGTCGTCTAAACGTTGCTTTAGGTGATCCAAACGCGGCATTCATTGCAATGGACCGTGCTTATAAATTAGCACCGATGAACACATCAATCGTGACGGGTTATGCGCAAGCATTAATGCTGAGTGATGATCCTGATAAAAATAACTTAGCACGTAAAATATTGATGGATCTTAAAAAAGAGAAACCTGGCGATATCGAAGTATTATCTACTTCTGCTTTCATGGCGTTAGAAAACCAAGATTACCTTGGCGCAATTGAGCAATGGCAACGTATGTTACCGTTACTTACTGGCCAACCAGATCGTATCGAGATGATTCAAGGTAGTATTGAATATGCAAGAAAACAGATTGAAGCGAAAGGTGGTACTGCACCAGCTGTAGTTGATACTGCAACTGATAGCCGACCTGTAGCAGCCGCAAATGAAGCCGCTGTGGGTAATGAGCAAGTTACAATCACTATTACAGCTGACCAAACGCAGCTTAAAGGCTATCTGTATGTTTACGTTCAAGCGGCAGTTGGCCCTAAAGCGCCACTGGCTGTTAAACGTGTCACGAACCCAACATTTCCATTAACTATCTCATTATCAGATAGTGATGCGATGATGGAGCAAATGAAAATGTCACAATTCCCATCGATTAAAGTGAGTGCTAAGCTTTCTCAAGATGAGAATGTGATGACGAAAGATGATGACATCAATAGTAATATTGTGACGCTTAATGAAGGCGATTCACGTTCAGTGATGCTTAATTTTAGTCGTTAA
- the ccmB gene encoding heme exporter protein B (cytochrome c-type biogenesis protein CcmB), with protein MFAVFIQVIKRELITAFRRKSDILNPLWFFIIVITLFPLGIGPEPNLLLRIAPGVIWVAALLSALLSMERLFRDDFLDGSLEQLMLTDTPLGLIVTAKVVAHWLLTGLPILFVSPLLAVFLSLDANTFMATFITLLLGTPVLSFVGAIGVALTVGLRKGGVLLSLLILPLFIPVLIFATSAIDAASFGVSYSGPVAILGAMLAASVTLSPFAIAASLRVSLS; from the coding sequence ATGTTTGCTGTTTTTATACAGGTGATAAAGCGTGAATTGATCACGGCTTTTCGTCGTAAATCAGATATTTTAAATCCACTGTGGTTTTTTATTATCGTGATTACTCTTTTTCCGTTAGGAATAGGCCCTGAGCCAAACTTATTATTACGTATTGCCCCTGGCGTTATCTGGGTCGCGGCATTATTATCGGCGCTATTGTCGATGGAGCGTTTATTTCGAGATGACTTCCTCGATGGTTCATTAGAGCAGTTGATGCTAACGGACACCCCGTTAGGACTTATTGTGACGGCAAAAGTGGTAGCACATTGGCTACTGACTGGCTTACCTATATTATTTGTGTCGCCTTTGTTGGCAGTATTTTTATCATTAGATGCGAATACCTTCATGGCCACTTTTATTACCCTGTTATTGGGTACGCCAGTGCTGAGCTTTGTCGGTGCGATAGGTGTGGCATTGACTGTTGGTTTACGTAAGGGAGGCGTATTACTGAGTCTGCTTATTTTACCGTTATTTATTCCGGTATTGATTTTTGCAACCAGTGCCATTGATGCGGCTAGTTTTGGCGTTTCCTATTCTGGACCTGTGGCGATTTTAGGGGCGATGCTTGCAGCGTCAGTTACTTTATCACCGTTTGCTATTGCCGCATCACTGCGGGTTAGCCTGAGTTAA
- the ccmC gene encoding heme exporter protein C (cytochrome c-type biogenesis protein CcmC), translating to MWKWLHPYAKPEVSYNLAGKMLPWFALFSIISLTIGMIWGFAFAPADYQQGDSFRIIYLHVPAASLSMGAYLSMAIAAFIGLVWQLKMADIAVAAIAPVGAVFTAIALFTGAVWGKPMWGAWWVWDARLTSELILLFLYLGVIAIYGAFSDKILAGRAAGILALVGVINLPIIHYSVEWWNTLHQKATISKFDKPSMDTDMLWPLLINLLGFGLLFGTLTLMRFRNELITRESHRPWVKKLFIEDK from the coding sequence ATGTGGAAATGGCTCCATCCTTATGCGAAACCAGAAGTAAGTTATAATTTGGCCGGTAAAATGCTGCCTTGGTTTGCGCTATTTAGTATTATATCACTGACAATCGGAATGATTTGGGGCTTTGCATTCGCGCCCGCTGATTATCAACAAGGCGATAGCTTCCGTATTATCTATCTACATGTACCTGCCGCGTCATTATCTATGGGGGCATACTTAAGCATGGCAATCGCTGCTTTTATTGGCTTAGTCTGGCAATTAAAAATGGCGGACATAGCTGTGGCTGCGATTGCACCTGTTGGTGCGGTATTTACAGCCATCGCATTATTCACTGGCGCAGTATGGGGTAAACCTATGTGGGGTGCTTGGTGGGTATGGGATGCGCGTTTAACATCTGAACTTATTCTATTATTTTTATACCTTGGTGTCATTGCCATTTATGGTGCGTTTAGTGACAAAATATTAGCAGGTCGTGCTGCGGGTATTCTTGCCTTAGTAGGGGTCATTAATCTGCCTATTATTCATTATTCTGTTGAATGGTGGAACACCCTACATCAAAAAGCCACTATCAGTAAATTCGATAAACCGTCGATGGATACCGATATGCTGTGGCCATTACTGATTAACTTATTAGGCTTCGGTTTACTATTTGGTACCTTGACCTTGATGCGCTTTAGAAATGAGTTAATTACCCGTGAGTCGCACAGACCTTGGGTGAAAAAATTATTTATCGAGGACAAGTAA
- the ccmF gene encoding cytochrome c-type biogenesis protein CcmF — translation MIPEIGHFSLIVATALSFLLAIYPLIGAKINHPGMINSAKPLAIMQFLLMSLSFSVLAYSFATDDFSVGYVATNSNSLLPIQYKISAVWGGHEGSLLLWSLTLAIWTAAVAVFSRGIPKVALARVLSVMGMIAIGFNLFILLTSNPFDRTLPYLPLDGNDLNPLLQDIGLIFHPPMLYIGYVGFSVAFSFAIAALMAGRLDSAWARWSRPWTLVAWVFLTSGIALGSWWAYYELGWGGWWFWDPVENSSFMPWLAGTALIHSLAVSEKRGVFKSWTVLLSIAAFSLSLLGTFLVRSGVLVSVHAFASDPARGLFILAFLIAVVGGSLLLYAVKGSEIKSRGKYGLFSRETFLLVNNILLIAALLVVLIGTLLPLVHKELGMGSISIGVPFFNNIFFYIIIPFAIALGVAPLLRWKKQESDLRPLFTQLAVIAVASIVLAIALPAIFADKIKIVAVVGFALAFWVIITSALEVYIRATHRHSFASGMVKLGRSHWAMVLGHIGLAMMLIGISATQNYKIEKDLRMVPGDEVIFADYLFEFDRIAESNGANYEGYEAVFKVSKNGKFETVLRAEKRNYLAQRGMPMTEAAIDWGVTRDLYIALGEQLEDDSWAIRIYYEPFIRFIWWGGLVMSIGGLLAVSDRRYRFVNKRAAKAQ, via the coding sequence ATGATTCCTGAGATAGGACATTTTAGTTTAATTGTAGCGACGGCGTTGTCGTTCTTGCTGGCAATTTATCCACTTATTGGCGCAAAGATTAATCATCCTGGTATGATTAATAGTGCTAAACCATTAGCCATTATGCAATTTTTGCTAATGAGTCTTTCATTTTCTGTTTTAGCTTACTCATTCGCGACTGATGATTTTTCAGTCGGTTATGTTGCGACTAACTCAAATTCATTATTACCGATACAGTATAAAATATCTGCTGTGTGGGGCGGTCATGAAGGATCATTATTACTTTGGTCTTTAACATTAGCTATTTGGACTGCTGCTGTTGCTGTGTTTAGCCGTGGTATTCCTAAGGTCGCACTCGCTCGTGTACTTTCTGTGATGGGTATGATTGCGATTGGTTTTAACTTGTTTATTTTGTTAACGTCGAATCCATTTGATCGTACTTTACCTTACTTACCACTCGATGGTAATGACCTAAATCCATTGCTACAAGACATTGGTTTGATTTTCCATCCACCTATGCTTTACATAGGCTATGTTGGCTTTTCTGTTGCTTTTTCTTTTGCGATTGCGGCATTAATGGCTGGTCGTCTTGATTCGGCATGGGCACGTTGGTCTCGTCCTTGGACATTAGTTGCTTGGGTATTCTTAACATCTGGTATCGCATTGGGTAGTTGGTGGGCTTATTATGAACTCGGCTGGGGTGGTTGGTGGTTCTGGGATCCAGTAGAGAATTCATCATTTATGCCTTGGCTTGCAGGTACTGCGTTGATTCACTCACTTGCTGTAAGTGAAAAACGTGGTGTGTTTAAATCATGGACAGTACTATTATCGATTGCGGCCTTTAGCCTGAGTCTATTAGGTACCTTCTTAGTACGTTCTGGTGTATTGGTATCTGTGCATGCATTTGCGTCAGATCCTGCGCGTGGTTTGTTTATTTTAGCCTTTTTAATCGCGGTTGTAGGTGGTTCATTACTGCTTTACGCAGTAAAAGGTTCAGAGATTAAGAGTCGTGGTAAATACGGTCTGTTTTCTCGTGAAACTTTCTTGTTGGTGAATAACATATTATTAATTGCAGCGCTATTAGTTGTACTAATTGGTACTTTGTTACCGCTGGTACATAAAGAACTGGGTATGGGCTCGATTTCAATCGGTGTGCCATTCTTTAATAATATCTTCTTCTATATCATTATTCCGTTCGCAATTGCCTTGGGTGTTGCACCGTTATTACGTTGGAAGAAACAAGAAAGTGACTTACGTCCACTGTTTACACAGCTAGCTGTAATTGCTGTTGCTAGCATAGTGTTAGCGATCGCGTTACCAGCAATCTTTGCGGATAAAATTAAAATTGTTGCAGTTGTTGGTTTTGCATTAGCATTCTGGGTAATTATCACGAGTGCGTTAGAAGTGTATATCCGAGCAACGCATCGCCATAGTTTTGCGTCGGGCATGGTTAAACTTGGTCGTAGCCATTGGGCTATGGTACTTGGTCACATTGGCCTAGCAATGATGCTGATTGGTATTTCTGCCACTCAGAATTACAAAATCGAAAAAGACTTACGTATGGTGCCGGGTGATGAAGTTATATTTGCTGATTACTTATTTGAGTTTGATCGTATTGCTGAATCAAATGGTGCGAACTACGAAGGTTATGAAGCGGTATTTAAGGTCAGTAAAAACGGTAAGTTTGAAACGGTATTACGCGCAGAAAAACGTAACTACTTAGCTCAACGTGGTATGCCAATGACTGAAGCTGCAATTGATTGGGGTGTGACTCGCGACCTCTATATCGCACTTGGTGAACAGTTAGAAGATGATTCATGGGCAATTCGTATTTATTACGAACCTTTTATTCGTTTCATCTGGTGGGGTGGCTTAGTCATGTCTATCGGTGGTTTATTAGCTGTATCTGATCGCCGCTATCGTTTTGTGAATAAACGTGCAGCGAAAGCGCAATAA
- the ccmE gene encoding cytochrome c-type biogenesis protein CcmE (cytochrome c maturation protein E) (heme chaperone CcmE): protein MNPRRKKRLSIALVIVIGLGSMTGLVLYALKQNIDLFYTPTQLVEGLGEDKVKPEIGQRLRIGGLVMPGTVKRNMEDLKVSFILSDDRGGLVTLEYEGILPDLFREGQGIVAQGVLKSANVIAASEVLAKHDEEYMPPEVAEAIKGIKHMKPEYGNETK from the coding sequence ATGAACCCAAGACGTAAAAAACGCTTATCTATTGCTCTGGTGATTGTCATTGGTTTAGGTAGTATGACCGGCCTTGTTCTATACGCATTAAAACAGAACATTGATTTATTTTACACGCCGACGCAACTTGTTGAAGGCTTAGGTGAAGATAAGGTCAAGCCTGAAATTGGTCAGCGTTTACGTATTGGTGGTTTAGTGATGCCTGGCACTGTTAAACGTAACATGGAAGATCTTAAAGTTAGCTTTATCTTAAGTGATGACAGAGGCGGCCTAGTTACACTGGAATACGAAGGTATCTTGCCCGATTTATTCCGTGAAGGGCAAGGGATTGTTGCACAAGGTGTACTGAAGTCCGCTAATGTGATTGCCGCTTCTGAAGTACTTGCTAAACATGACGAAGAATATATGCCACCTGAAGTTGCTGAAGCAATTAAAGGCATCAAGCATATGAAACCAGAATACGGTAACGAAACTAAATAA
- the dsbE gene encoding thiol:disulfide interchange protein DsbE (cytochrome c biogenesis protein CcmG) produces the protein MTNDVKKKKQLITRLIPLIVFLCVSIFLYIGLFRDATVLESTFIGRPVPEFALNDLVEPELQHDKSVLSGKPMLLNVWATWCLTCYAEHKYLNELAEDGVYIVGMNYKDERKKALKWLEELDNPYKISLYDPDGMLGLDLGVYGAPETFFIDSKGIIQYKHVGDINPRNWNGELKAVYEQLK, from the coding sequence ATGACTAATGATGTGAAAAAAAAGAAACAGTTAATAACACGACTAATACCCCTAATTGTATTTTTATGTGTGTCTATTTTCCTTTACATTGGCTTATTTCGTGACGCTACCGTTTTAGAGTCGACCTTCATTGGTCGACCTGTTCCTGAGTTTGCATTAAACGATTTAGTTGAGCCTGAACTGCAGCACGATAAGAGTGTGTTATCAGGTAAGCCTATGCTGTTAAACGTATGGGCAACGTGGTGCCTAACGTGTTACGCCGAGCATAAGTACTTAAATGAACTTGCTGAAGACGGTGTTTATATTGTTGGTATGAACTACAAAGACGAGCGTAAAAAAGCGTTGAAATGGTTAGAAGAATTAGATAATCCATACAAGATCAGTCTTTATGATCCTGATGGCATGTTAGGTCTTGACCTAGGTGTTTACGGCGCGCCAGAAACCTTTTTCATCGACAGTAAAGGCATTATTCAATACAAGCACGTAGGTGATATTAACCCGCGTAATTGGAATGGTGAATTGAAAGCTGTTTATGAGCAATTAAAATAA
- a CDS encoding putative exported Sel1 domain protein, translating into MKCNLLIVTLAAFLILSGCSNTNETSGTAEQSLASLQYNLAHKYYYGDGVLQNYSQAASLYRKSAEQGYARAQIFLGYMYEDGLGVTQSYSEAIIWYRKAAEQGYAIAQLNLGLMYKYGRGIAQSYSYAITWYREAAEQGHAQAQNNLGEMYEDGLGVTQSYSEAVNWYRKAAEQGDVRGQTNLGYMYEEGLAVVYSYSEAVSWYRKAAEQGYARGQTNLGNMYDQGQGVTQNYNEAVSWYRKAAEQGDARGQNSLGIMYETGHGVAQSYSDAINWYRKAAEQENIYAQTNLGDMYKKGLGVTKNNSEALIWYSKAAEQGYLKAKRRLKYLDGI; encoded by the coding sequence GTGAAATGTAATTTATTAATTGTCACTCTTGCTGCCTTTCTTATACTTTCTGGTTGTTCAAACACGAATGAAACGTCAGGAACTGCAGAACAGAGTCTGGCTTCTTTACAGTATAATTTAGCGCATAAATATTATTACGGTGACGGTGTTCTCCAGAACTATAGCCAAGCTGCAAGTTTGTACCGAAAATCTGCTGAACAGGGTTATGCTCGAGCGCAAATATTCCTTGGTTATATGTACGAAGACGGGCTCGGTGTTACTCAGAGTTATAGCGAAGCGATAATTTGGTATCGCAAGGCGGCTGAACAGGGCTACGCGATCGCGCAATTAAATCTTGGTCTTATGTACAAATATGGACGTGGTATTGCTCAGAGTTACAGTTATGCAATAACTTGGTATCGTGAGGCGGCTGAGCAGGGCCATGCTCAAGCGCAAAATAACCTTGGTGAAATGTATGAAGATGGGCTAGGTGTTACTCAAAGCTACAGCGAAGCGGTAAATTGGTATCGTAAGGCGGCTGAGCAAGGAGATGTCAGAGGGCAAACAAATCTTGGTTATATGTACGAAGAAGGACTTGCTGTCGTGTACAGTTACAGTGAAGCTGTAAGTTGGTATCGCAAGGCCGCAGAGCAGGGTTATGCAAGGGGACAAACAAATCTTGGTAATATGTACGATCAAGGACAAGGTGTTACTCAGAATTACAACGAAGCGGTAAGTTGGTATCGCAAGGCTGCAGAACAGGGGGATGCCAGAGGGCAAAATAGTCTTGGTATTATGTATGAAACCGGACATGGCGTCGCTCAGAGTTACAGTGATGCGATAAATTGGTATCGTAAGGCAGCCGAACAGGAAAATATCTATGCACAAACCAATCTTGGAGATATGTATAAAAAGGGACTCGGAGTAACTAAAAATAATAGTGAAGCCTTAATTTGGTACAGCAAAGCAGCAGAGCAAGGCTACCTTAAAGCGAAAAGAAGATTGAAATACCTAGACGGTATTTAA
- the fusA gene encoding elongation factor G, translating into MADLSKYRNIGIFAHVDAGKTTTTERILKLTGQIHKTGEVHDGESTTDFMEQEAERGITIQSAAVTCFWKDHRFNVIDTPGHVDFTVEVYRSLKVLDGGIGVFCGSGGVEPQSETNWRYANDSEVARIIFVNKLDRMGADFYRVVKQTQDVLDANPLVMVLPIGIEDDFVGVVDLLTRQAYVWDETGLPENYEIQDVPADMVEKVEEYREMLIETAVEQDDDLMEAYMEGTEPSIEDIKRCIRKGTRTMDFFPTYCGSAFKNKGMQLILDAVVDYLPCPTDVDPQPLTDEEGEATGEVALVSTEETFKALAFKISDDRFGALTFIRIYSGTLKKGDTILNAATGKTERVGRMCEMQADERKELTSAQAGDILAIVGMKGNVQTGHTLCDPKDPIILEAMVFPEPVISISVTPKDKGSTEKMGIAIGKMVAEDPTFKVETDQDSGETILSGMGELHLDIKVDILKRTYGVELVVGAPQVAYRETITQAIEDSYTHKKQSGGSGQFGKIDYRIKPGEPGSGFVFTSSVVGGNVPKEFFPAVEKGFKSLMDTGVLAGFPVLDVEIELYDGGFHAVDSSAVAFELAARGAFRQSIPKAGAQLIEPIMKVDVFTPDDHVGDVIGDLNRRRGMIAGQDAGATGVRIKADVPLSEMFGYIGSLRTMTSGRGQFSMEFSHYNPCPANVAEGVIAKVKEENAKK; encoded by the coding sequence ATGGCAGATTTATCAAAATACAGAAATATCGGGATCTTCGCTCACGTTGATGCTGGTAAAACAACAACAACTGAACGTATCTTAAAACTTACTGGTCAAATTCACAAAACTGGTGAAGTACATGATGGTGAGTCAACTACAGATTTCATGGAACAGGAAGCTGAGCGCGGTATTACTATTCAGTCAGCAGCTGTAACTTGTTTCTGGAAAGATCACCGTTTTAACGTTATTGATACTCCTGGACACGTTGACTTCACAGTAGAAGTTTACCGTTCACTTAAAGTTCTTGACGGCGGTATCGGTGTATTCTGTGGTTCTGGTGGTGTTGAACCACAATCAGAAACTAACTGGCGTTATGCGAATGACTCAGAAGTTGCTCGTATCATCTTCGTAAACAAATTAGACCGTATGGGTGCTGATTTTTATCGCGTTGTTAAGCAAACTCAAGACGTACTAGATGCTAATCCACTAGTTATGGTTCTACCAATCGGTATCGAAGATGATTTCGTTGGTGTTGTTGACCTTCTTACTCGTCAAGCATATGTTTGGGATGAAACTGGTCTTCCAGAAAACTACGAAATTCAAGATGTTCCTGCGGACATGGTTGAGAAAGTAGAAGAATACCGTGAAATGCTAATCGAAACTGCTGTAGAGCAAGACGATGACCTAATGGAAGCTTACATGGAAGGTACAGAACCTTCTATCGAAGACATCAAACGTTGTATCCGTAAAGGTACACGTACAATGGACTTCTTCCCAACTTACTGTGGTTCAGCATTTAAGAACAAAGGTATGCAGCTAATTCTTGACGCTGTTGTTGATTACCTACCTTGTCCAACTGACGTAGATCCTCAGCCGCTTACAGATGAAGAAGGCGAGGCTACTGGTGAAGTTGCACTTGTTTCAACTGAAGAAACTTTTAAAGCGTTAGCATTTAAAATTTCAGACGACCGTTTTGGTGCCCTTACTTTCATCCGTATCTACTCTGGTACGTTGAAAAAAGGTGATACGATCCTTAATGCTGCTACAGGTAAAACTGAGCGTGTTGGTCGTATGTGTGAAATGCAAGCCGATGAGCGTAAAGAACTAACATCAGCACAAGCTGGTGACATTCTTGCTATCGTAGGTATGAAAGGTAACGTTCAAACAGGTCACACTTTATGTGATCCTAAAGATCCTATCATCCTAGAAGCGATGGTATTCCCAGAACCAGTAATCTCTATCTCTGTAACTCCTAAAGATAAAGGTTCAACTGAGAAAATGGGTATTGCGATCGGTAAAATGGTTGCTGAAGATCCAACGTTTAAAGTTGAAACTGACCAAGATTCAGGCGAAACAATCCTTTCAGGTATGGGTGAACTTCACCTAGACATTAAGGTTGATATCCTTAAGCGTACATACGGCGTTGAACTAGTTGTTGGTGCTCCTCAGGTTGCTTACCGTGAAACTATTACTCAAGCAATTGAAGATAGCTACACACATAAGAAACAGTCTGGTGGTAGTGGTCAATTCGGTAAAATCGATTACCGTATCAAGCCAGGTGAACCAGGTTCAGGTTTCGTATTCACATCATCTGTTGTTGGTGGTAACGTTCCTAAAGAATTCTTCCCTGCTGTTGAGAAAGGCTTCAAGAGCTTGATGGACACAGGTGTTCTAGCTGGCTTCCCAGTACTAGACGTTGAAATCGAACTATACGATGGTGGCTTCCACGCAGTGGATTCATCAGCAGTAGCATTCGAACTTGCTGCACGTGGTGCATTCCGTCAGTCTATCCCTAAAGCTGGCGCACAGTTAATCGAACCTATCATGAAAGTTGACGTATTCACGCCAGACGATCATGTTGGTGACGTAATTGGTGATCTTAACCGTCGTCGTGGTATGATCGCAGGTCAAGATGCTGGCGCAACTGGTGTTCGTATTAAAGCTGACGTACCTCTTTCAGAAATGTTTGGTTACATCGGTTCACTACGTACTATGACATCTGGTCGTGGTCAGTTCTCTATGGAGTTCTCACACTACAACCCTTGTCCAGCTAACGTAGCTGAAGGCGTTATCGCTAAAGTTAAAGAAGAAAACGCTAAAAAATAA
- the ccmD gene encoding heme exporter protein D (cytochrome c-type biogenesis protein CcmD) has translation MQFDSFSAFLAMGGYGFYVWLAVAFSVLTLGSLTVSTIVKRRQIINEIKNKHQRIKRMRAAEKMENTL, from the coding sequence ATGCAATTTGATAGCTTTTCTGCTTTTTTAGCGATGGGGGGTTACGGCTTCTATGTCTGGCTAGCTGTGGCTTTTAGCGTACTGACATTAGGTTCATTAACAGTGAGTACTATTGTCAAACGTCGCCAAATTATTAACGAAATTAAAAATAAGCATCAACGTATTAAGCGAATGCGCGCTGCTGAAAAAATGGAGAATACTCTATGA
- the ccmH gene encoding cytochrome c-type biogenesis protein CcmH precursor gives MKKLFVLMTLMLSFSVAAVIDVYDFETEEQEALFRTLTAELRCPKCQNNNLADSNASIAKDMRQKTYNMVIEGQDEDQIVTYWIDRFGNFVLYKPPVTLGTAILWVAPGLFVLFGGLIIVRNSRRKVGVETDERDEELSSAEKDRLAKILKDSEK, from the coding sequence ATGAAAAAATTATTCGTATTAATGACTTTAATGCTCAGTTTTAGTGTTGCGGCGGTTATTGATGTCTATGACTTTGAGACTGAAGAACAAGAAGCCCTGTTTAGAACATTAACGGCAGAATTACGCTGTCCTAAATGTCAAAATAATAACCTTGCGGATTCAAATGCCTCGATCGCCAAAGATATGCGTCAAAAAACCTATAACATGGTGATCGAAGGTCAGGATGAAGATCAGATTGTTACTTACTGGATTGATCGATTTGGTAACTTTGTTTTATACAAACCGCCAGTAACCTTAGGCACGGCCATTTTATGGGTTGCTCCAGGTTTATTCGTATTATTTGGTGGTCTGATTATTGTTCGTAACAGTCGTCGTAAAGTCGGTGTTGAAACGGATGAGCGCGACGAAGAGTTATCGAGTGCGGAAAAAGACCGTTTGGCCAAAATTTTAAAGGATAGCGAGAAATAG